One window of the Labilibaculum sp. genome contains the following:
- a CDS encoding DUF6261 family protein, with product MNKVSYYLFSHNALFTFVKDSIGIIEESPAEDLGLKVFLDMVKARFQIYESVLQHDKVDPYTAKLNAADHERDDRFLGFKGYVLVCMYRKQEAVQMAAQEINRVIHRYGGDLYRMANAEESAALDNLIMDLKAEPYKTHIATIKAEEWFAEMEADQQAYKALVQEQVVQSNSSSHSVINARKPLVKACRSLLSMIELQQTASENPAISILIDQLNNHISKSVANARLSHSLTGNETEAEKENLVE from the coding sequence ATGAATAAAGTTTCTTATTACTTATTTTCTCATAATGCCTTGTTCACCTTTGTAAAAGATAGTATTGGCATTATAGAGGAATCGCCGGCAGAGGATTTGGGCTTAAAAGTCTTTTTAGACATGGTGAAAGCCCGGTTTCAGATTTACGAATCGGTGTTGCAGCACGATAAAGTAGATCCTTATACGGCAAAATTAAATGCTGCCGATCACGAAAGAGATGATCGTTTTTTAGGTTTTAAAGGATATGTTTTGGTTTGCATGTACCGCAAACAGGAGGCCGTACAAATGGCCGCACAAGAAATTAATCGTGTCATTCATCGCTATGGCGGCGATTTGTATCGTATGGCCAATGCCGAAGAATCGGCAGCGCTCGACAATTTAATTATGGATTTAAAAGCAGAGCCTTACAAAACACACATTGCAACGATTAAGGCCGAAGAGTGGTTTGCCGAAATGGAGGCAGATCAGCAGGCATACAAAGCTTTGGTGCAGGAACAGGTGGTACAATCCAACAGCAGTTCGCATTCGGTAATTAATGCCCGAAAGCCATTGGTGAAAGCATGCCGTTCGCTGCTTAGCATGATTGAATTGCAGCAAACTGCAAGCGAAAATCCTGCCATCAGTATTTTAATCGATCAGCTAAACAATCACATTTCGAAAAGTGTTGCGAATGCACGTTTGTCGCACTCGCTTACCGGAAATGAAACAGAAGCAGAAAAGGAAAACTTAGTAGAATAG
- a CDS encoding REP-associated tyrosine transposase, with protein sequence MSRNYKFYNPEGVYFISFVVVEWLDVFTRSEYKDIIIDSLHYCQKHKGMDIFAWCIMTNHVHLIFRSVDGQKPEFLLGDFKRFTSKAIVEAIKDNPRESRKEWLLEQFLKAGAKSSNVKKYQFWRHDNKPIELWSNKVFDEKINYIHNNPVEEGLVSYPEDYVYSSARDYRGDKGVLNGVIVVM encoded by the coding sequence ATGAGTCGTAATTATAAATTTTACAATCCGGAGGGAGTTTATTTTATAAGTTTTGTTGTGGTAGAATGGCTGGATGTATTTACCAGAAGTGAATACAAAGACATAATAATTGACAGTTTGCATTATTGTCAAAAGCATAAGGGGATGGATATTTTTGCTTGGTGTATCATGACCAATCATGTTCATTTAATTTTTAGAAGTGTAGATGGTCAAAAGCCAGAATTTCTTTTAGGTGATTTTAAGCGATTCACGAGCAAGGCAATAGTGGAGGCAATAAAAGATAATCCTAGAGAAAGTAGGAAAGAGTGGTTGTTAGAGCAATTCCTAAAAGCGGGAGCAAAATCTTCTAACGTTAAGAAGTATCAATTTTGGAGACACGATAATAAACCAATCGAGTTGTGGAGTAATAAAGTGTTTGATGAGAAAATAAATTACATCCATAACAATCCAGTTGAGGAAGGTTTGGTCTCTTATCCTGAAGATTATGTATATAGTAGCGCAAGAGATTATAGAGGAGATAAAGGGGTATTGAATGGAGTAATTGTAGTGATGTAG
- a CDS encoding C39 family peptidase: MSRNKLFYNAEGVHFMNAMGAEIIPQKQGDAFSLNLRGSFHEDVQQITAYYNVKDDSTKNTKKVLLGALNVISYDQIEKNLVLVPVNGNSTSIPRAQLETYLNDTYSPANVRWTVSRHAGVQVEYSDDMSQGLDDGESKMLSNYTKEMNKVIKALKRSGDYDKHKTYVFLVDKAQTANKAGFMPKKRPWGFVFTNIHYNNSKALCRTISHEVAHGEFRLSHPFQDFPSIPENSTQNLMDYADGQQLRKYQWDDIHNLRDVELWGQDEEGNAATINPINSQYTLLFDLVNKYAESAPPPLDSYFGLIDRAITNSIASVPLTYTDDYADTWTDVDKKWIDEWSLRAKSSADVLKETCAISAIKKTGAGKKIDKIILKEKHIYLAKYTIKDDIYPIAIYGDGTNHKLENIITKRQVNNLDSLISKTNIKHIYCDDALFSKYLVIAFYEKDKNKPSMMIQVMPPDNFTINDIKERWLKYLGIYMESLDGKTIDEIFLEYDVLTASQIAYVRNLIEKEKDETKRGDYYQELQTKVAYHNQVDNVNSPYRTCNVTSLAMGFEMLGVSKEDYIAKAEKDGLTISDDVKNGDFEDLLEHIRKEKKFGDRTSASTWTKLAKYNGLKVVEKAAGSSKNKPELTKYLNERLRAGDGILMSIAYEKGHIVRLQSINDTKVVIDDPYGTVSSLAKREFKGLNSSSTYDRNTADMSDSGQKGEDCPVAWNEFDVSVEQGNGGNEEIKADKIFKYEVDGIVSKESFEDWLKGKAIKNIGEYDTREETKTETVKGKTITTTTKYYITKGATVKYYRIFSKP, encoded by the coding sequence ATGAGTCGTAATAAGTTGTTTTACAATGCTGAGGGAGTTCATTTTATGAATGCAATGGGAGCCGAAATTATACCGCAAAAACAGGGCGATGCTTTCAGCTTGAACCTGCGTGGCAGCTTTCACGAAGATGTGCAGCAAATTACGGCCTACTACAATGTAAAAGACGACAGCACCAAAAACACGAAGAAGGTACTCTTAGGCGCACTGAACGTAATCAGCTACGATCAAATAGAAAAGAATCTGGTTCTGGTGCCGGTTAATGGAAATAGTACAAGCATACCACGGGCACAGCTCGAAACCTACTTGAACGATACTTACAGCCCCGCCAATGTGCGATGGACAGTGAGCCGGCATGCGGGTGTACAGGTTGAGTACAGCGACGACATGAGCCAGGGATTGGATGATGGCGAATCGAAAATGCTGAGCAATTACACCAAGGAAATGAACAAGGTGATTAAGGCCTTGAAACGCTCCGGTGATTACGACAAACACAAAACCTACGTGTTTTTGGTTGATAAAGCACAAACTGCAAACAAAGCGGGTTTTATGCCTAAAAAGAGGCCTTGGGGTTTTGTGTTTACCAATATTCATTACAACAACAGCAAGGCATTGTGCCGAACCATTTCTCACGAGGTCGCTCACGGCGAATTCCGCCTAAGTCACCCTTTTCAGGATTTTCCTTCCATTCCCGAAAACTCTACCCAAAACCTAATGGACTATGCCGACGGACAACAACTGCGCAAATACCAATGGGACGACATTCACAACTTGAGGGATGTGGAGCTGTGGGGGCAGGATGAAGAGGGGAATGCGGCCACAATTAATCCTATTAATAGCCAATATACTCTTCTTTTTGACTTGGTTAATAAATATGCAGAATCAGCACCGCCCCCTTTAGATTCATATTTTGGACTTATTGACCGTGCAATAACGAATTCAATAGCAAGTGTGCCACTGACCTATACTGATGATTATGCAGATACCTGGACTGATGTGGATAAAAAATGGATCGATGAATGGTCTTTAAGAGCCAAAAGTTCAGCCGATGTGTTAAAAGAAACGTGTGCTATTTCAGCAATTAAAAAAACAGGAGCAGGTAAGAAAATTGATAAAATAATTCTAAAAGAGAAACATATTTATCTAGCAAAATATACTATCAAAGATGATATATATCCAATAGCTATTTATGGTGATGGAACAAATCATAAACTTGAAAATATTATAACTAAAAGGCAGGTAAATAATTTGGATAGTTTGATAAGTAAAACAAATATTAAACATATTTATTGCGATGATGCTTTATTTTCAAAGTATCTTGTGATTGCTTTTTATGAAAAAGATAAAAATAAACCTTCTATGATGATTCAGGTTATGCCACCTGATAATTTCACCATTAATGATATTAAAGAGAGGTGGCTAAAATATTTAGGTATTTACATGGAATCTTTAGACGGAAAAACTATTGATGAAATATTTTTGGAATATGATGTTTTAACAGCTTCGCAAATTGCATATGTTAGAAATTTGATAGAAAAGGAAAAGGACGAAACAAAAAGAGGAGATTATTATCAGGAGTTACAAACCAAAGTTGCTTATCACAACCAAGTTGACAATGTTAATTCGCCTTATAGGACATGTAATGTAACCTCATTGGCTATGGGATTTGAGATGTTAGGTGTTTCGAAAGAAGACTATATTGCCAAAGCAGAAAAGGATGGTCTGACTATTTCTGATGATGTAAAAAATGGTGATTTTGAAGACTTACTAGAGCATATAAGAAAAGAAAAGAAATTTGGTGATCGTACTTCGGCTAGTACATGGACTAAGCTAGCCAAATATAATGGCTTAAAGGTTGTGGAAAAGGCCGCAGGTTCATCTAAAAACAAACCAGAATTAACAAAATACTTAAATGAGCGTTTACGTGCAGGAGATGGTATATTAATGTCTATTGCATATGAAAAAGGACATATTGTGCGTCTTCAAAGTATAAATGATACCAAAGTTGTAATAGATGATCCTTATGGTACGGTTAGTAGTTTGGCAAAACGAGAATTTAAAGGATTAAATTCGTCAAGCACTTATGATAGGAATACTGCCGACATGAGTGATTCTGGACAAAAAGGAGAAGATTGTCCAGTTGCATGGAATGAGTTTGATGTATCGGTTGAGCAAGGCAATGGAGGTAACGAAGAAATTAAAGCTGATAAAATATTTAAATATGAGGTTGATGGTATAGTTTCAAAAGAATCTTTTGAAGACTGGCTAAAGGGAAAAGCGATTAAAAATATAGGGGAATACGATACCCGTGAGGAAACCAAAACCGAGACAGTTAAAGGAAAAACAATAACTACAACAACAAAATATTATATAACCAAAGGTGCAACGGTAAAATATTATCGCATTTTTTCAAAACCATAA